The following proteins are encoded in a genomic region of Candidatus Hydrogenedentota bacterium:
- a CDS encoding sigma-54-dependent Fis family transcriptional regulator has product GEGGLALAARQGVDLALVDLRLPDMSGLDVITRLADTGEDMVMVMMTAYPEVRTAVAALKSGAYDYINKPFDLEDLRGLIDRAFEVRRLRREVAWRRVQAGEGVGVESVGHAAAFRQLMATTERIAGASRVPVLILGESGTGKEHIAQAIHRLSARAGGPWVTVNCSALPEGLLEAE; this is encoded by the coding sequence GGCGAAGGCGGCCTGGCGCTGGCCGCGCGGCAGGGCGTCGATCTCGCCCTGGTGGACCTGCGCCTGCCGGACATGTCCGGCCTGGACGTGATCACCCGCCTGGCCGACACCGGCGAAGACATGGTGATGGTGATGATGACGGCCTACCCCGAGGTGCGCACAGCGGTCGCGGCGCTGAAGTCGGGTGCCTACGACTACATCAACAAGCCCTTCGACCTGGAGGATCTGCGCGGGCTGATCGACCGCGCCTTCGAAGTGCGCCGCCTGCGCCGGGAGGTGGCCTGGCGGCGCGTGCAGGCGGGCGAAGGCGTGGGGGTGGAGTCCGTCGGCCACGCGGCCGCCTTCCGGCAGCTGATGGCCACCACCGAGCGCATCGCCGGTGCCTCACGCGTGCCCGTGCTGATCCTGGGTGAATCGGGCACGGGCAAGGAGCACATCGCGCAGGCGATCCACCGCCTGTCGGCGCGCGCCGGCGGTCCCTGGGTGACGGTGAACTGCTCGGCGCTGCCCGAAGGCCTGCTCGAGGCCGAG